The Flammeovirga pectinis genomic interval AAACTAATTCTCCCGTTGCTTCTGTCCATGTTGTTGTAAAATTATCTGAAGAGTTAATAGTACTAGTTAAAGTTGTTGTTTCTATTTCTTGAATAGTTACATCTTCTCCTGCTGTTACTTCTAACGTAATATCTTTTTCAGTTACTGAGATATTATCAAGAAAAATTTCAGAAGGAGTAGAGTTAGCAGAACCTGAAATTAATAGTTTTGAATTTACTACATCTCCATTTGTATAAGTATTATGTACAGGAATAGTAAACTCTTTTTCAAAAGTTATCCATTGATCTAGTATAATATTTATATCACCCCAATCATAGGTTTCATTTGCAATCTTAAAAGCTTCAATTATTGAAACGAAATTTGTAGAATTACCTATTGATAATTTCAAGACGTTAAAATCCATTGCAGTGGCTTTAACTTTACCTTTAATAGTGTAAGTTCTACCAACAGTTACATCAAAGTTTGCTTCATTTTTTGTGTAAATATTTTTAATTTGTGCAGTTGAAGCAATTTTTAAAATCTTCCCATCTGTTACGTCATCAGAAATCTCTGCCTGACCAGCAGTTGTTAATGTCCACCCAACATTTAAATCTTCCTCAAACCCGCCATTTGTAATAAGTTCTACACCGGTAAGTCCTGACTGAGCGAGTAAAGTAGATGGTAGTAATAAACAGCATATTAAAGTAGATAATATGCTTAGAAGTTTGTAATAATATTTCATTTTATACTAAATATGAGGTTAAGATATAATTATTATAGTAATAAAAAAAGTAATTTTAGTGTACCTATACAGTTTTGTGATCAGTGTTAAGTGATCATATGTTAACTGTATAGATACCTATATAATTATATTTTGACTGGTTGTCTATTTGTTAGTTGATTCTACTTCGATTATACTAATATCATCTAAATAGAAAACAGATTTTTCTTGCACTGGAGATGTCTGCATCAATACTTTAGCAGGTACAACATCTCCGTTTTTATTGCCTTTGCCAAAACCCTCTTCAATTGTCAATACTTTTTCAAAAGTAACCCATTCACCTTCTTTAATTTTAGTATCTCCCCAATTAATAGAGGGTTTAGTAAGCGTCACTTTTTCTTTATCGTGCCATTGAGCATTACCAGGCATTAATCTAATTATTAATGCGTTAAAGTTGATTTTGTCCCCTTTAACTCTACCTTTAAATGTATAACTTTTTCCTACTTCTAAAGGGAAGAAAGCATCTTTGGTTGTTGCTACTATTTTGATTTGTTCTGTAGTTACTATTTTTAAACTTCTTGCTCCATTACTTTCCGAAGAGATATCTTTAGATTGTTCAAAATCTTTTAAACCATACCAACCATTTGATAAACCATCTTCAAAGTTTCCATTAATCAAAAGTTCTTTACCTGCAGCCACTTTTGTTTTTGGAGTAACTGTAGCAGCTATTCCGTTCACAGGGGTGATACTAATATCATCTAAAAGGAGAACTGTTTTAGAAGAATTTTTAGATCCTTGAATAAATATTTTAGAAGAGACAACGTCTCCATTTTTATTACCTTTTCCGAAACCCTCTGCAATTAAAATTTCTTTTTCTACAGTAATCCATTCACCTATTTTTACCTGAGGAACTCCCCATTTCACTTTCGGGCTTGTAACAACTAATTTCTCTTTGTCGTTCCATTGCGCATCAGCAGGAATTAATCTAAAAGAAAGAGAATTAAAATCCATTTTCTCTGCTTTGATCTTTACTTTCATAATATACTTCTCGCCAACTTTTAAAGGGAAAAAGGCTGCATTATCTGTAAAAATCAAATTCACTTGAGAGGCTGTTTCAATCTTTAAACTTTGAGTTCCTTTACTGTCTTCTGCAACATCATTAGATAAAGAAAATGATTGCAGTCCTTGCCAACCAATTGATAAACTTTCTTCAAAATTACCGTTCACTACTAACTCATTACTACTTTCAGTTTGAACAGGGTCAGTCAGTTCTGTTTCCTTTTGTATTGTGTCTGCGTCACTAATTAGAGGAGTTGCTAAACAACTCATTAGAAGTAAAACAGAAGATAGTTTGTATAAGTATTTCATTTTTTATAAAGGTTAATTGTTTGCAATAATTATTTCAGTTCAAATATGTAAAACATACACTAATTAAAGCACCAAAAAAACAGTCAAATAAAGGGGGGATTTTTTTTAATCTGTGAATCTGTATTATTAAGGCCTTGTAGATTAGTGAATTATATGATTTTGAGGGGGTAAACTTTTTTCCTTATTGCTAATGGAGGTTCTCCACATCTCTTTTTCGTTCTTTCTTTTACAACATAAAAGGAAGGACTATTAATCCTTCCTTTAGTAAAATTGGGTATGATAACCAGTGCTATAAACAAAAATAAATTTATAAATGAAGCAGTTTTTTCTATTATAATTGTCACTAAAAAACTACTCTTTTATTTCTCTAATTACAAAGCAGGTTGGAAAGAAACTTCTATTGATGTAGTTTCTAATCCGTTTGCTTTTGCTGTCAGTTTAATAGGTGTTTTAGCATTTTTAGTACCTTGAACAATTACTAATGCTTTCCCATTAAACACTTCCATATGGTTTCCTTGCAATGGTGTTATAGAAGAAGCATCTCCGTTACCAACACCTGCAATTTTACCATCACCTTCAATTTGAAATTGAATATCATTAGAAACAGTGTAGCAGAAATTACCATTTTTGTCTACCACATTTGCAGTAATATATGATACATCTTTACCGTCTGAGGCTAATAAACTTCTGTCGGCAATAAGTTCTACATGATGAGGTTTTCCTGCAGTTTTTACCACTTTTCTAGCTACCTCTTTACCATCTGTGTAAGCCACAACTTCAATTGTACCTGGAGTATAAGGAATATCCCAATTTAAACGGTATTTTGACATATATGGCTTTTCAGATTTCCAATCTCTATGTGTCATTTTAATAGGAGTAAGGTCTTTACCTTTTACCTTTTTACCCATAGATTTTCCGTTTACGATTAGTTCTACTTCTTCTGCATTTGTGTAGGCATAAACAGGAATATTTTGTCCTTCTTTACCTTCCCAATTCCAGTGTGGTAAAACGTGTACCATTGGTTTATCAGACCATTCTGCTTGGTATAAATAGAAACGGTCTTTAGGAAAACCACACAAATCTACTGTTCCAAAATAAGAAGAATGAACAGGAAAATCGCCATTCCAATAACCGTTTGTACTGTTGTCTTTACCACCATAAGGAGTCGGTTCGCCTAAATAATCAAAACCTGTCCACATAAACTGACCTAAAGCTGATGGTGTATTTGCTAACATATCAAACTCTAAATCTGGAGGGTAAGCCCAACCAGGTCCAACTAAGTCATAACTTGTTACCTGATGAGATGCTCTATCGTAAGTAGGAGTAACAGGATGCTCATAATATCCTCTAGAAGAAGTACAAGAAGACGTTTCTGAACCATAAATAATCCAATTTGGGTGGTCTTTTTGAACTTGCTCATAACGCATAGGGAAGTAATTCATTCCAATAATGTCTACCTCATCTGCTAAACCATGTTTTATGGCGGCTACAATATTATTAAAACCAGCAGTGGTTGGTCTAGAAGTATCTTCTGCTTTCGTAATTTTCACTAAACGTCTTGCTTCTAAATATCCTTTTTTGTCGTATTGTTCAAGAATTTCGTTACCAATACTCCACATAATGATAGAAGGGTGGTTTCTATCTCTACGGATCATATCCACAAGATCTCTTTCACTCCATTCGTCGTATTCTTTATTGTAACCATTTTCCACTTTAGGCATTCTCCATACATCAAAAGCTTCATCAATTACTACTAATCCCATTTCGTCACAAAGGTCTAACAATGCTTCAGATGGAGGGTTATGAGAAGTTCGAATAGCATTTACACCCATGTCTTTCATGATCTGTAATTGTCTTTCTTTCGCTCTTCTATTAACAGCACTTCCTAAAGGCCCTTGATCATGGTGTAAACAAACACCTTTTAGTTCTACTCTTTCGCCATTAAGTTTAAAACCTCCTTTTACAGTAAATTCTATATCTCTAACACCAAAAGTAGACGTATATTTATCAACAACTTTATCTCCTTGTTTTACTAACGTGGTAGCGGTATACAAATGAGGGTTTTCCATTGTCCATAACTCAGGATTTTGGATAGCAAGAGTTTGTGTAGTCGTCTTTTCTTCTTGTTTTTTTATTTTGATAGAAGACGAAGTACTGCCAACTTTTTCACCTTTAAGGTTTGTAACAACGGTCTCAACAGTTAGATCACCTAATTTAGTAGAAGCGTTCACTAAATCGATATCAATAGTTACTTCTGCTTTCTCTTTTGTAATAGATGGTGTTTTGATAAAAGTACCGTCCATTGCAATATGAACAGGGTTTTTGAATTCAATCCAAACATCTCTATAAATACCAGCACCAGGATACCATCTTGAACTTAGGTCTTCTGGATCACACTTTACGGCAATCGTATTTTCTTGTCCGTACTTTAAATATGGCGTTAAATCTACTTCAAAACCAATATATCCGTAAGGTCTATCACCAACTTTTTCGCCATTAATAAATACCTCAGCGTTGTTCATTACCCCTTCGAAACGAACAAAAGCTTGTTTACCTTCTGCTTTTACAGGAACAGTAAAATCTTTTCTGTACCAACCTTCTCCATGGAAAGGTAAAGCACCACAACGTGCATTATAATCGTTGCTAAAAGGACCTTCAATAGCCCAATCGTGTGGTAAATCTAGGTGTCTCCATTGCTCATCGTTAAGCTCAACAGACATACCATCTTTAATTTCACCTTTAGAAAATTTCCAGTTATCGTTAAATCTTGTTTCTTCTAAACTTTGGAAATCTTCTACTTTTTGTTGCTTAGTACAGGCCATTGTAGTGCATAGTACTGCAAGACCAAATAATTTATATTTTCTCATTGTTTTGTTTGTTCTGTCTACTTAATCGTGAATTATTGGAGCACTTCCTTTATGTTCCAAGGTAGATTCTGTAGTGTATCTTTCTACTTTAGGTTTTCCTTCTCCTCTTGCCATTTTAATTTGGTCTGCCCAAACCATTTTCATCTCTTCTAATTTTGCTTGATATTTTTTATCTGAAGCTAAATTTTGGACTTCAGTAGGGTCTTCTGAAAGATGATATAATTCTTCATACACAGGTTGCTCTCCTTTTAATGGTCCTTCTATGTAGCTTCTGAAGATAACTGCTTCTTCGTCACTATTGCCATAAAGCACTTTCATTAAATTGATATCCATGTCTTTTGCATAAGCTGTAACATCAATTGACGACATGTTTGTGTTTTTGTAATAACGGATGTATTTCCATTCTTTATCTTGAACGGCTTCACATCTAGGGTTACCAAAAATAGTAGACCATAAATTTTCTGTGAAGACATATTTTCTTACTTCTTTATCACTGTCTGTAAGTAATTCAGAAATATCTTTTCCTTGGTAGCTCTCTGGAATTTCAACACCTGCTTTTGCTAAAATTGTAGGTGCAATATCAATAGATTGTACTAAAGCATCTGACTCTTCTATTCTTTTTTTCTTAGGAATAGTAGGGTCCATTATGATGGTAGAAACATGTGTACAATATTCATAAAGAAGTGCTTTTCCACCCAAGCCATATTGCCCCATTAATAAACCATGATCAGAAGAGAAAACAATAATTGTATTCTTATCTAACTTCAATTCTTTCAATTTAGCTGTTAAATCACCAACCAAATTGTCAATACCTTTCATGGCTTGTAACTGACGGATATACCTTTCTTTTGTTCCTTCTGGAGTATCTACATGATCGTAAATGTTTTGTCTATCTTCAGCATGTAAAACATCTGCAGGGATTTTTGGTGTTTTAATATCTTTTTTAGCGATATAATGCGGAGGTAACGGAATATCTTGATCTCTGTAAAGTGATTTGTAAATTTCTGGATCAGACTCTTTTTGTTTCATAGTACTTGTACCAGCACCATGAGGTAAATTGAAACAGATATTTAATAAGAATGGTTTGTCTGAAGGACGTTTATCTATGAAAGTGATGGCTTTTTCCAATCTAAATTCATTGTTATCCAACATATCCATTGTTGCTTCTTCAATGATTTCAATTTGAGTATTTGCTTCTGCACCACTAAAAATTTCATGACGATCTTTTGGGTAGAAACCAAGGTGTCTATGCCCTGCATACCAGTAATCAAAAGATTTCTCCATTACTTTAGAATCATAACCGTTTGTTCCAAGTGGAGTATGGTTTTTACCAATATACGCAGTGAAATACCCCGCCTTTCTCATTTGCATGGGATAAGAATCTTGCCAAGCTTCTTCAGATAATGCTGTTCCCGAATTGAAATCAACACCATGTTTACGTTCATACTGCGACATCAACATTGATACTCTACTTGGCATACAAATAGGGGTAGTGATATGTGCATTTGTAAATAATGTACCCTCATCTGCCAGTTTATCAATGTTTGGTGTAGTTACTGTTTTATTTCCAGTAACACTTAAGTAATCGTACGGTTGGTCATCCGTTAAGATAAAAATAATATTAGGTCTAGTATCTTTATTCTTTTTTTGTGCATTTGCGAAGAACGACAAAAAGATAAGTGGGATAATAAAATATTTATTAGACATGGCTTATATATTATATTGTAATTTTCTTGTGTAATCAGGGGTTATTTAATTAAGATTTTACTTACCGCATAATGCGATATACCATAAACTCTTACTAAATAAATACCTGCTGTATAATTATTTGATAATCTTGCGGTCACTTGTTTTTGAGGAGTTTTGTACATAAAAGTATCTATAACATTTCCCTGAATATCAAGTGTTTCTACTTTGTAGATGTTACTTTCTCCTCTTAGGGTTAACTTCTGGTTATTTGATGTTGGATTAGGGAAAACTAATAACTTTTTCTTGTTTGTTAATTCATCTTCTAGTGCTAAAGGAGGTTCTTCTGGTGTTTCTTCTTGAACTTCTAATACAGTACTTGCAAAAACCATATTGTTTAAACTATTGTGCTGTACAATCTTAGCGGTAACTTCTATATTTTGATAGTCTATAGAGTCTAAAAATGTAGTAATAGGTACAAGTACTTTATCGTTTCCTTTTTCTACGCTTATTCTAGATTTACCCAACAAGAAAATATCCCCCCATGCTTCTACAATAATATCTCTTTCTTTAGAGACATCATATTCTATTTCAAAGATATTCTCATCGTTTACATCAAAAAGTGTAGTGTTATTGGGAGTAAATAGAATGTCTTCGTAAAACAATTCTTCATCAATAAATCCTATATAATCTATTTCAGCTTTTCCTTGTTCAGCAATTACATGAATTGGGTATTCACCAATACCTAATTCCACCTGAAATTCATAATCTTTATTTTCGTTGCTCGATAATTTAAAAGGAGTATTTAAAATTTCGTTGTCTACGGTAACACTAATTTTGGCACTGTCTGTAATTGCTGCTCCATTAACTCTTAACGTATAATTTACAGGCTGATCTACAGAAATACTGTACGATGTCCATTCGTTTTCATCTAACTCAATAGTGTATTTATTTTCTTCAGTAGATTTGATATCAACACCTTCGTTAAATCTATATTGATTATAATTATTGTTATTATCAAAAGTGAAATACGCTAAACCATGTCCTCCTAAATCAAAATCTTCTGCTTCTATTTTTCCTGGTAACGTAAACGGATCAACATTAAAAGGCAAGCGATTTCCTAAGTCGTAAAAATTATTTACACTTAAAATTACAGAGCTAATTGTACCTCCATTATCTGGGAACGTTATGCTCACTTCATTCTTTTCTTCTAAAATAGCATGCGGTATTGGTATCTCTAAAGCACCAAAGAAATCATCTTTATCAGTTTGATCATAACCTTTCCAATTATCTAGAATTTTCACCTCTTTGCCGTTTACTTTAACTATAGGTTTTTTAGAAACATTGTGCTTTCTACCAATACTCATTCTAAGCCTAGCTTCACCTTCTTCTGCATTAATATCTACAGTATTAAAAGTAAAATTTAAAGGTGTATTTGCTTTAATAGGCTGTAAATACGTTTTAGAATAATACTCTTTTCTTATTGCTTTTTTATTGAAAACAATTGGTCTTTCTAGACCTAAAGTAAGCACTACTGTTTCGTGTGGTTCTAAAGTAATAGATTCAGGAAGGGTATTGAGGTCTAAATCTTCATAAATAACGGGGGCATTTACATAAATTTTAAGGCTCCTCTTGTTTACACTATTTATGTTACCTACAGAGGTTAAAAACTGTAGAGAAACTTCTTGGTTTATAGCATCGATATTATTTAGACAGATGTACGCCGCATTATTGTCTACGAATGTTTGTGCAAAAATATCTTGGTTTGATGTAGTACATTGTACTCTATTTCCATTCACTTTATTCCATAAATCATAAAAACGTCTTTTGGCAGTATATTCATATTCTTTGATCTCGTTATTGATAACAGAAGATTTAACGGGTTTCCATAAATCAGCTTTATAAGGTTCAAAATCATTGTCTTGATAATACCACGGAGATTTACCCGTAATAAATGGGACGGAGATCATTAGTTTATCTTGTATATCAAGAAGTTGGAATATAAGGTGATTGATTGATCGAACAGACTGTATACTTTTAATATCAGAATACGTTTCATCGTACCCATTAGGAATACCTCCATACTCACTTATCACCAACGGTTTTAAAGAATCCCATTTAATAAAACTATAAGTATTGATTAAATCTAGTGTAGCAACAGAAT includes:
- a CDS encoding carbohydrate binding domain-containing protein — its product is MKYLYKLSSVLLLMSCLATPLISDADTIQKETELTDPVQTESSNELVVNGNFEESLSIGWQGLQSFSLSNDVAEDSKGTQSLKIETASQVNLIFTDNAAFFPLKVGEKYIMKVKIKAEKMDFNSLSFRLIPADAQWNDKEKLVVTSPKVKWGVPQVKIGEWITVEKEILIAEGFGKGNKNGDVVSSKIFIQGSKNSSKTVLLLDDISITPVNGIAATVTPKTKVAAGKELLINGNFEDGLSNGWYGLKDFEQSKDISSESNGARSLKIVTTEQIKIVATTKDAFFPLEVGKSYTFKGRVKGDKINFNALIIRLMPGNAQWHDKEKVTLTKPSINWGDTKIKEGEWVTFEKVLTIEEGFGKGNKNGDVVPAKVLMQTSPVQEKSVFYLDDISIIEVESTNK
- a CDS encoding glycoside hydrolase family 2 TIM barrel-domain containing protein; the protein is MRKYKLFGLAVLCTTMACTKQQKVEDFQSLEETRFNDNWKFSKGEIKDGMSVELNDEQWRHLDLPHDWAIEGPFSNDYNARCGALPFHGEGWYRKDFTVPVKAEGKQAFVRFEGVMNNAEVFINGEKVGDRPYGYIGFEVDLTPYLKYGQENTIAVKCDPEDLSSRWYPGAGIYRDVWIEFKNPVHIAMDGTFIKTPSITKEKAEVTIDIDLVNASTKLGDLTVETVVTNLKGEKVGSTSSSIKIKKQEEKTTTQTLAIQNPELWTMENPHLYTATTLVKQGDKVVDKYTSTFGVRDIEFTVKGGFKLNGERVELKGVCLHHDQGPLGSAVNRRAKERQLQIMKDMGVNAIRTSHNPPSEALLDLCDEMGLVVIDEAFDVWRMPKVENGYNKEYDEWSERDLVDMIRRDRNHPSIIMWSIGNEILEQYDKKGYLEARRLVKITKAEDTSRPTTAGFNNIVAAIKHGLADEVDIIGMNYFPMRYEQVQKDHPNWIIYGSETSSCTSSRGYYEHPVTPTYDRASHQVTSYDLVGPGWAYPPDLEFDMLANTPSALGQFMWTGFDYLGEPTPYGGKDNSTNGYWNGDFPVHSSYFGTVDLCGFPKDRFYLYQAEWSDKPMVHVLPHWNWEGKEGQNIPVYAYTNAEEVELIVNGKSMGKKVKGKDLTPIKMTHRDWKSEKPYMSKYRLNWDIPYTPGTIEVVAYTDGKEVARKVVKTAGKPHHVELIADRSLLASDGKDVSYITANVVDKNGNFCYTVSNDIQFQIEGDGKIAGVGNGDASSITPLQGNHMEVFNGKALVIVQGTKNAKTPIKLTAKANGLETTSIEVSFQPAL
- a CDS encoding sulfatase-like hydrolase/transferase; amino-acid sequence: MSNKYFIIPLIFLSFFANAQKKNKDTRPNIIFILTDDQPYDYLSVTGNKTVTTPNIDKLADEGTLFTNAHITTPICMPSRVSMLMSQYERKHGVDFNSGTALSEEAWQDSYPMQMRKAGYFTAYIGKNHTPLGTNGYDSKVMEKSFDYWYAGHRHLGFYPKDRHEIFSGAEANTQIEIIEEATMDMLDNNEFRLEKAITFIDKRPSDKPFLLNICFNLPHGAGTSTMKQKESDPEIYKSLYRDQDIPLPPHYIAKKDIKTPKIPADVLHAEDRQNIYDHVDTPEGTKERYIRQLQAMKGIDNLVGDLTAKLKELKLDKNTIIVFSSDHGLLMGQYGLGGKALLYEYCTHVSTIIMDPTIPKKKRIEESDALVQSIDIAPTILAKAGVEIPESYQGKDISELLTDSDKEVRKYVFTENLWSTIFGNPRCEAVQDKEWKYIRYYKNTNMSSIDVTAYAKDMDINLMKVLYGNSDEEAVIFRSYIEGPLKGEQPVYEELYHLSEDPTEVQNLASDKKYQAKLEEMKMVWADQIKMARGEGKPKVERYTTESTLEHKGSAPIIHD
- a CDS encoding T9SS type A sorting domain-containing protein, with protein sequence MNKKITYIQTIILGFSILLIPIIGAAQTAVTIDFQTQKFLNDASTLDRTKYFNIHIAASQNYSDKDMSDLKDWGVTMGRSFWGPFGRYKEYINTNNDYPAEELIQEESSREINYLKTQHYYKYITPQLIITDHPDAMVDMDMNTENAGKFAANHFYHGYEEDKRPIYYEPVNEPFVHAHEPVFTEDGKYSADEVRIKTAEYFRDIGKAFDEKGLTTNVVGYVSAWPQMELWDFGHWESRMKMFMDIAGDYMDGISIHLYDGINVTGQDTERSGSNSVATLDLINTYSFIKWDSLKPLVISEYGGIPNGYDETYSDIKSIQSVRSINHLIFQLLDIQDKLMISVPFITGKSPWYYQDNDFEPYKADLWKPVKSSVINNEIKEYEYTAKRRFYDLWNKVNGNRVQCTTSNQDIFAQTFVDNNAAYICLNNIDAINQEVSLQFLTSVGNINSVNKRSLKIYVNAPVIYEDLDLNTLPESITLEPHETVVLTLGLERPIVFNKKAIRKEYYSKTYLQPIKANTPLNFTFNTVDINAEEGEARLRMSIGRKHNVSKKPIVKVNGKEVKILDNWKGYDQTDKDDFFGALEIPIPHAILEEKNEVSITFPDNGGTISSVILSVNNFYDLGNRLPFNVDPFTLPGKIEAEDFDLGGHGLAYFTFDNNNNYNQYRFNEGVDIKSTEENKYTIELDENEWTSYSISVDQPVNYTLRVNGAAITDSAKISVTVDNEILNTPFKLSSNENKDYEFQVELGIGEYPIHVIAEQGKAEIDYIGFIDEELFYEDILFTPNNTTLFDVNDENIFEIEYDVSKERDIIVEAWGDIFLLGKSRISVEKGNDKVLVPITTFLDSIDYQNIEVTAKIVQHNSLNNMVFASTVLEVQEETPEEPPLALEDELTNKKKLLVFPNPTSNNQKLTLRGESNIYKVETLDIQGNVIDTFMYKTPQKQVTARLSNNYTAGIYLVRVYGISHYAVSKILIK